From a region of the Burkholderia lata genome:
- a CDS encoding nitric oxide reductase activation protein yields MNALQLARFLHGMTAHETDVRLDDAALRATLGHAALRVPGALAPDARVAAAAHALAHWLHSPSGEPVDKLTPIGLAVAGLIEDARVEALLARAWPGLATFWAPAFVPIDREGLTFGRLCARLAKALFDPSYRDGNPWVDKGVQLFNAHRDTLDDYRAFRTIASRLSNDLGQMRVRFEPDDGAWLPYRDDNAWLWAQPAAVAAEQAGNEGVEMSASTGGHSDEPDDEPPPAPDAPRYPEWNCHTQRERRDWTTIVERAPATSVAPRSLAALIEADRRTAKRVPSPRAAEPMRRVGRQLDGDALDVDAAIAARIARRAGHAPDPRVFRRRVPHDARGPVLILLDLSASTAAQVATLEKRAAFVLGDLFDRQRRRWAVHGYTSDGRHRVYYARFKDFGEAFDTGRRAALLAADSGMSTRTGAALRHALALLRREAASARAAVLMIGDGEAADIDVFDPRYLVEDARHAARQGRQRGVAIAGLSFGVPPGLSTILGVGPSCVHAANGDALPAVVAHAAGRLTA; encoded by the coding sequence ATGAACGCGCTGCAACTCGCCCGCTTCCTGCACGGGATGACCGCGCACGAGACCGACGTGCGGCTCGACGATGCGGCGCTGCGCGCGACGCTCGGCCATGCCGCGCTGCGCGTGCCGGGTGCGTTGGCCCCCGATGCACGCGTCGCGGCGGCCGCGCACGCGCTTGCACACTGGCTGCATTCGCCATCCGGCGAACCGGTCGACAAGCTGACACCGATCGGTCTCGCCGTCGCCGGGCTGATCGAGGATGCGCGCGTCGAAGCGCTGCTCGCACGCGCATGGCCGGGACTCGCCACCTTCTGGGCGCCCGCGTTCGTGCCGATCGACCGTGAAGGGCTCACGTTCGGCCGCCTGTGCGCGCGACTGGCGAAAGCGCTGTTCGATCCGTCGTATCGCGACGGCAACCCGTGGGTCGACAAGGGTGTGCAATTGTTCAACGCACATCGCGACACGCTCGACGACTACCGCGCGTTCCGCACGATCGCATCGCGGCTATCGAACGATCTCGGCCAGATGCGCGTGCGTTTCGAGCCTGACGACGGCGCATGGCTGCCCTATCGCGACGACAACGCGTGGCTGTGGGCACAGCCAGCCGCCGTGGCGGCCGAACAGGCTGGCAACGAAGGCGTCGAGATGTCGGCATCGACCGGCGGCCACAGCGACGAACCCGACGACGAACCGCCGCCCGCGCCCGATGCGCCGCGCTATCCCGAGTGGAATTGCCACACGCAGCGCGAACGTCGCGACTGGACAACCATCGTCGAGCGCGCGCCGGCCACGTCGGTTGCACCCCGTTCGCTTGCCGCGCTGATCGAAGCCGACCGGCGCACAGCGAAGCGGGTGCCGTCTCCGCGTGCGGCCGAGCCGATGCGACGCGTCGGCCGCCAGCTCGACGGCGATGCGCTCGACGTCGATGCGGCGATCGCCGCACGGATCGCACGCCGCGCCGGGCATGCCCCCGATCCGCGTGTATTCCGCCGCCGCGTGCCGCACGACGCGCGCGGGCCCGTGCTGATCCTGCTCGACCTGTCGGCATCGACGGCCGCGCAGGTCGCCACGCTCGAGAAGCGCGCGGCGTTCGTGCTCGGCGACCTGTTCGACCGGCAGCGGCGGCGCTGGGCTGTACACGGCTACACGTCGGACGGCCGGCATCGTGTGTACTACGCGCGCTTCAAGGATTTCGGCGAAGCGTTCGACACCGGCCGCCGTGCGGCGCTGCTGGCCGCCGACAGCGGGATGAGCACGCGCACCGGCGCCGCACTGCGGCATGCGCTGGCGTTGCTGCGCCGCGAAGCCGCGAGCGCACGGGCCGCCGTACTGATGATCGGCGACGGCGAAGCCGCCGACATCGACGTGTTCGACCCGCGCTACCTCGTCGAGGATGCGCGCCACGCGGCACGCCAGGGCCGGCAGCGCGGCGTCGCGATCGCCGGTTTGTCGTTCGGCGTGCCGCCCGGGTTGTCTACAATACTTGGCGTCGGCCCGAGCTGCGTCCACGCGGCGAACGGCGACGCATTGCCGGCCGTCGTTGCGCACGCGGCCGGGCGCCTGACCGCGTGA
- a CDS encoding alpha/beta fold hydrolase produces the protein MIRSDATFDGTFPFAPHFDDASGFRMHYVDEGPHDGETILCLHGEPTWGYLFRHLIAALSPTHRVVVPDHMGFGKSATPQDRSYWLQDHIDNLERFVLARGLDRITLVLHDFGGPVGMGLAARHPDRIRRIVSANGPTPFGQPDLADRLNANGRDAPWFQWIMRAAADDTLETVLGQLGFNILSTLKLNGFENHAIINDTWIAAYGAPFAQPKDCVGAIGWARGFAAGAHRFEEPDAAALRAIREKPALAIWGDADRTLGAEHFLPLFTALFPSAPVERLAGVGHYCFEDAPDAIAARIAEFIRTTG, from the coding sequence ATGATCCGGTCCGATGCTACGTTCGACGGCACCTTTCCATTCGCCCCGCATTTCGACGACGCATCCGGCTTCCGGATGCACTACGTGGACGAAGGTCCGCACGACGGCGAAACCATCCTGTGCCTGCATGGCGAACCCACGTGGGGTTATCTGTTCCGCCATCTGATTGCCGCGCTGAGTCCGACGCACCGCGTCGTTGTCCCCGATCACATGGGATTCGGCAAAAGCGCGACGCCGCAGGACCGCAGCTACTGGCTGCAGGACCATATCGACAACCTGGAGCGCTTCGTGCTCGCGCGCGGTCTCGATCGCATCACACTCGTGCTGCACGACTTCGGCGGCCCGGTCGGCATGGGGCTTGCCGCCCGGCATCCGGATCGCATCCGGCGGATCGTGTCCGCGAACGGGCCGACGCCATTCGGCCAGCCCGATCTGGCCGACCGCCTGAACGCGAACGGTCGCGATGCGCCGTGGTTCCAGTGGATCATGCGCGCGGCGGCGGACGATACGCTGGAGACGGTGCTCGGTCAGCTCGGCTTCAACATCCTGAGCACGCTGAAGCTGAACGGGTTCGAAAATCACGCGATCATCAACGACACGTGGATCGCCGCATACGGTGCGCCGTTCGCGCAACCGAAGGACTGCGTCGGCGCGATCGGATGGGCCCGCGGGTTTGCCGCCGGCGCGCACCGGTTCGAGGAGCCCGATGCGGCGGCGCTGCGCGCGATACGCGAAAAACCCGCGCTCGCGATCTGGGGAGACGCCGATCGAACGCTCGGCGCCGAACACTTCCTGCCGCTCTTCACGGCACTGTTTCCGTCCGCGCCCGTCGAGCGGCTGGCGGGCGTCGGGCACTATTGCTTCGAAGATGCGCCCGACGCCATCGCGGCACGTATTGCCGAATTCATCCGGACCACCGGCTGA
- a CDS encoding ANTAR domain-containing response regulator — MRARTPIRSTPRLLAELRSLRVMVYYPDDDNGLLLVEQLSRIGCPTEQRWPPPAALPESVDLVILAVRPDLLHLSIPWLEDDARPPLIAVTTYESPTILELMLRIDAQSAVTTPVRSFGLLSAMALACHQSRRHDEYRRRIAQLEQRVMSARTLQEAKTLLMQHNAISEEEAYQQIRSQAMERRISINQLAEQIVHAHALLKR, encoded by the coding sequence ATGCGCGCCCGCACCCCGATCCGCTCGACGCCGCGCCTGCTCGCTGAACTGCGCTCGCTGCGCGTGATGGTGTACTACCCGGACGACGACAACGGCCTGCTGCTCGTCGAGCAGCTCTCGCGCATCGGCTGCCCGACCGAGCAGCGCTGGCCGCCGCCCGCCGCGTTGCCGGAAAGCGTCGACCTCGTGATTCTCGCGGTCCGGCCCGACCTGCTGCATCTGTCTATTCCGTGGCTGGAAGACGACGCACGGCCGCCGCTCATCGCGGTCACGACCTACGAAAGCCCGACGATCCTCGAACTGATGCTGCGCATCGATGCGCAGAGCGCGGTGACGACGCCGGTGCGCTCGTTCGGCCTGTTGAGCGCGATGGCGCTCGCGTGTCACCAGAGCCGCCGGCATGACGAATACCGGCGCCGCATCGCGCAGCTCGAACAGCGCGTGATGTCCGCGCGCACGCTGCAGGAAGCGAAGACGCTGCTGATGCAGCACAACGCGATCAGCGAGGAAGAGGCCTACCAGCAGATCCGCTCGCAGGCGATGGAACGGCGCATCTCGATCAACCAGCTCGCCGAGCAGATCGTGCACGCGCACGCGCTGCTGAAACGGTAA
- the ggt gene encoding gamma-glutamyltransferase yields the protein MTTLNRFKSSAVVLATVAGIGFLPNAPVYAKGPQPAVLTSSAVAVADKYSADAAERIFKEGGNAIDAAVAIAFTLAVTYPEAGNIGGGGFMTIYKDGKPYFIDYRERAPLAATKDMYLDKDGNVVKGMSLYGPRAVGVPGTVAGMWEAQKRFGKLKWKQVLAPAIHYARDGFVVDEQLAQRGVDASKEFGGKTNFDKYFSGLKAGVNFKQPDLADVLTRIANDGAEGFYKGKTAELIAASMKTGDGNGLITTEDLAQYRAVWRQPVQAKWNGYDVITAPPPSSGGIGLVQLLKMKADLKQDFEGVKLNSPQYIHLVAEIEKRVFADRAQYLGDPDFYKVPIAQLTDDAYIAKRAGEVNPKEPSDTKSVQPGLGTTMPEKAETTHFSVVDKWGNAVSNTYTINGYFGSGVIADGTGIVLNDEMDDFSAKPGVANMFGVVGSDANAIEPKKRPLSSMSPTIMTRDGKVSLVIGTPGGSRIFTSIFQVINNIYDFKMPLKEAVGAMRFHHQLLPPNTIFWEPYHPIEGELAKQIEARGYTLKGQDFSGDIQVIKIDGKTPEAMADPRGRGVTRIIH from the coding sequence ATGACTACGCTGAATCGCTTCAAATCATCCGCTGTCGTGCTCGCGACAGTGGCCGGCATCGGCTTCCTGCCGAACGCGCCTGTCTATGCGAAGGGGCCGCAGCCCGCAGTCCTGACGAGCTCGGCAGTCGCGGTGGCCGACAAGTACAGCGCAGATGCCGCGGAGCGGATCTTCAAGGAAGGCGGCAACGCGATCGACGCGGCCGTCGCGATCGCATTCACGCTCGCCGTCACGTATCCGGAAGCCGGCAACATCGGCGGTGGCGGCTTCATGACGATCTACAAGGACGGCAAGCCGTACTTCATCGACTACCGCGAGCGCGCGCCGCTCGCCGCGACGAAGGACATGTATCTCGACAAGGACGGCAACGTCGTCAAGGGCATGAGCCTGTACGGCCCGCGCGCGGTCGGCGTGCCGGGCACGGTCGCGGGCATGTGGGAAGCGCAGAAGCGTTTCGGCAAGCTGAAGTGGAAGCAGGTGCTCGCGCCGGCGATCCACTACGCGCGCGATGGCTTCGTCGTCGACGAACAGCTCGCGCAGCGCGGCGTCGACGCATCGAAGGAGTTCGGCGGCAAGACCAACTTCGACAAGTATTTCTCCGGGCTGAAGGCCGGCGTGAACTTCAAGCAGCCGGATCTCGCCGACGTGCTCACGCGCATCGCGAACGACGGCGCGGAAGGGTTCTACAAGGGCAAGACGGCCGAGCTGATCGCCGCGTCGATGAAGACCGGCGACGGCAACGGGCTGATCACCACCGAGGATCTCGCGCAGTACCGCGCGGTGTGGCGCCAGCCGGTGCAGGCGAAGTGGAACGGCTATGACGTGATCACCGCGCCGCCTCCGAGCTCGGGCGGCATCGGCCTCGTGCAGTTGCTGAAGATGAAGGCCGACCTCAAGCAGGACTTCGAGGGCGTGAAGCTCAACTCGCCGCAGTACATCCACCTCGTCGCGGAAATCGAGAAGCGCGTGTTCGCCGATCGTGCGCAGTATCTCGGCGATCCCGATTTCTACAAGGTGCCGATCGCGCAGCTGACCGACGACGCCTACATCGCGAAGCGGGCAGGCGAAGTCAACCCGAAGGAGCCGTCGGATACGAAGAGCGTGCAGCCGGGCCTCGGCACGACGATGCCGGAGAAGGCTGAAACGACGCACTTCTCGGTGGTCGACAAGTGGGGCAACGCAGTGTCGAACACGTACACGATCAACGGCTATTTCGGCTCGGGCGTGATCGCGGACGGCACGGGCATCGTGCTGAACGACGAGATGGACGACTTCTCTGCGAAGCCGGGCGTCGCGAACATGTTCGGCGTGGTCGGCAGCGACGCGAACGCGATCGAACCGAAGAAGCGCCCGCTGTCGTCGATGTCGCCGACGATCATGACCAGGGACGGCAAGGTGTCCCTCGTGATCGGCACGCCGGGCGGCTCGCGCATCTTCACGTCGATCTTCCAGGTGATCAACAACATCTACGACTTCAAGATGCCGTTGAAGGAGGCGGTTGGCGCGATGCGCTTCCATCACCAGCTGCTGCCGCCGAACACGATCTTCTGGGAGCCGTACCACCCGATCGAAGGCGAACTCGCGAAGCAGATCGAGGCGCGCGGCTACACGCTGAAGGGGCAGGATTTCAGCGGCGACATCCAGGTGATCAAGATCGACGGCAAGACGCCGGAGGCGATGGCCGACCCGCGCGGGCGTGGCGTGACGCGGATCATTCACTGA
- a CDS encoding winged helix-turn-helix transcriptional regulator, with product MNRRTTHEDSPCGVARPLDAIGDWWSLLIVRDAFDGLRRFGEFQKNLGLAKNILAARLRNLVAHGIMDIVPAADGGAHHEYVLTEKGRGLFPLLVALRQWGEDFFFEPDEAHVLLVDRKAGLPVRKLELRSQDGRVLGPEDTVVLPPPD from the coding sequence ATGAACAGACGAACCACGCACGAAGATTCCCCCTGCGGCGTTGCCCGCCCGCTGGACGCGATCGGCGACTGGTGGTCGTTGCTGATCGTCCGCGATGCGTTCGACGGGCTACGTCGTTTCGGTGAATTCCAGAAGAACCTCGGGCTGGCCAAGAACATCCTGGCTGCGCGCCTGCGCAACCTGGTCGCGCACGGGATCATGGACATCGTGCCGGCCGCGGACGGCGGCGCGCATCACGAATACGTGCTGACCGAGAAAGGGCGCGGCCTGTTTCCGCTGCTCGTCGCGCTGCGGCAGTGGGGCGAGGATTTCTTCTTCGAACCGGACGAGGCGCACGTGCTGCTCGTGGACCGGAAGGCCGGGTTGCCGGTCAGGAAGCTCGAACTGCGTTCACAGGACGGCCGTGTGCTCGGGCCGGAGGACACGGTCGTGTTGCCGCCGCCGGACTGA
- a CDS encoding metal-dependent hydrolase has translation MASHNAHHASGIAAGVAAAVLVAQTGATGPWHSGMLAAFVAGVAGGTAPDWLEVAWWSRKRRLWITHRTVTHWGIGWIALFALGWHGLIHHPHPLWAAPLFGFACGGLMHLLADWPNPLGVPWIWRRHSLNLWKSGHCDLIVVAAAWGGTLWLAQSLCSRAPLLEHWLGWLNRV, from the coding sequence ATGGCATCACACAACGCGCATCATGCGTCCGGCATCGCGGCCGGTGTCGCCGCCGCCGTCCTCGTCGCACAAACCGGTGCAACAGGCCCGTGGCACTCAGGCATGCTCGCCGCATTCGTGGCCGGCGTCGCGGGCGGCACCGCGCCCGACTGGCTCGAAGTCGCATGGTGGAGCCGCAAGCGCCGCCTGTGGATCACGCATCGCACCGTCACGCACTGGGGCATCGGCTGGATCGCGCTGTTTGCGCTCGGGTGGCACGGGCTCATTCATCATCCGCATCCGCTGTGGGCCGCGCCGCTGTTCGGCTTCGCATGCGGCGGCCTGATGCACCTGCTCGCCGACTGGCCGAACCCGCTCGGCGTGCCGTGGATCTGGCGGCGTCACTCGCTGAACCTGTGGAAGAGCGGGCATTGCGACCTGATCGTCGTGGCCGCCGCATGGGGCGGCACACTGTGGCTCGCGCAGTCGCTGTGCTCGCGTGCGCCGCTGCTCGAGCACTGGCTCGGCTGGCTGAATCGCGTTTAG
- a CDS encoding transporter substrate-binding domain-containing protein, translated as MNSVKVGVLFSQSGCTSHLGQSQLRGTLQAIAEINEAGGANGCEIVPVVRDACSDPAVYARLAEELIATERVNVLFGAYMSSSRKALIPIVEKWDKLLFYPTLYEGFEFSPNVIYTGAAPNQNSVQLAAFMTAQFGARVYLVGSDYIYPYESNRIMIDLVTQHPEGQILGEVYMPLVASEHDFAAVVEDIRAKAPDFVFSTLVGDSTAAFYRAYAQAGLDARKMPIASLTTSEIELGQMGAAAAGHYTSSPYFQTIDSDVNRRCIAQLKARFGDDASASAPWEAAYFQVHLFANALARAGTDQRDRLVEHLADAEFDAPQGRVKIDRLTQHTCLYPRIGCATADGNFTIVREATRRVHPDPYLVTHSLGDRVHAPDEQKA; from the coding sequence ATGAACAGTGTGAAGGTTGGCGTATTGTTCTCGCAGAGCGGATGCACGTCGCACCTCGGCCAGAGCCAGTTGCGCGGCACGCTGCAGGCAATCGCCGAGATCAACGAAGCGGGCGGCGCGAACGGCTGCGAGATCGTGCCCGTCGTGCGCGACGCCTGCTCGGACCCGGCCGTCTATGCGCGGCTCGCCGAAGAGCTGATCGCCACCGAACGCGTGAACGTGCTGTTCGGCGCGTACATGTCGAGCAGCCGCAAGGCGCTGATTCCGATCGTCGAGAAGTGGGACAAGCTGCTGTTCTACCCGACGCTCTACGAAGGCTTCGAGTTCTCGCCGAACGTGATCTACACGGGCGCGGCGCCCAACCAGAACAGCGTGCAGCTCGCTGCCTTCATGACCGCGCAGTTCGGCGCGCGCGTGTACCTGGTCGGGTCAGACTACATCTACCCGTACGAGTCGAACCGCATCATGATCGACCTCGTCACGCAGCATCCGGAAGGCCAGATCCTCGGCGAGGTGTACATGCCGCTCGTCGCGTCCGAGCACGATTTCGCGGCGGTGGTCGAGGACATCCGCGCGAAGGCGCCCGACTTCGTGTTCAGCACGCTGGTAGGCGACAGCACGGCCGCGTTCTACCGCGCGTATGCGCAAGCCGGCCTCGATGCACGCAAGATGCCGATCGCGAGCCTGACGACCTCCGAGATCGAGCTCGGCCAGATGGGCGCGGCCGCGGCCGGCCACTACACGTCGTCGCCCTATTTCCAGACCATCGATTCGGACGTGAACCGGCGCTGCATCGCGCAGCTCAAGGCGCGCTTCGGCGACGACGCGAGTGCGTCCGCGCCGTGGGAAGCCGCGTATTTCCAGGTTCACCTGTTCGCCAATGCACTCGCGCGTGCCGGCACCGACCAGCGCGACCGGCTCGTCGAACATCTCGCGGATGCGGAATTCGACGCGCCGCAGGGGCGCGTGAAGATCGACCGGCTCACGCAGCATACGTGCCTCTACCCGCGCATCGGCTGCGCGACGGCCGACGGCAATTTCACGATCGTGCGCGAAGCGACGCGGCGCGTGCATCCCGATCCGTACCTCGTCACGCATTCGCTCGGCGACCGCGTGCACGCGCCCGACGAACAGAAGGCGTAA